The stretch of DNA ACCATCCAATACATACACTGTTACTCGAACATATTATACCATACTCAGCCATGTGTAACACTTCCTGCGCTTTTGTCGCCAGTCCAGAAATTATccgcattaaaaatttgtcgcactctgtgtgtgtgcggaaTTCCATGCGAAGGATGCCCAAAGGTCCATCCAAGGCTTCCGATACGAGTGATTGTTGTGCGGAAGCGCCATCTCGTTTCCATTATGCCGTTTGCATTTAAACTTTTGCGCCTGGCAGGGATTCCAGAACATATTCCGTCCTCACAGACCGGAACTTCAACAtggaaacaatttttaaatggcCGGCGGACGATGAGTAAACTATGTTTACCATGTTTCTCATAGTGCAATCTCCACTTTTTTTGTCTATAGATTTTCATCTATGAGAGCATTTCAATGGAAATGgagattttaaatttctggGTTTTCTGAAGAGGGGTGGTGAGCTAATAGAAGGTCGGACTCTGAATGAAAAGCTAAGGCTCTTCGGATAATTACAAGTTCTCCTTAAAGTATAAGCACTGCTACTATTCACCAGAGCTCACTTTTAACACACACGACTTAAGGACCTGCAGGACCCTTTTAGTTAgcttaaaatataagaaaatgctTAGACTATTTACCTCTGAATCGATAAAAGGATTGATGTATGTGCATTTCACATTTCCAAAGCCAACAAATAAAAGGGAATTATTTCGGCCATAGTTGCTTATCCTTGACAGGGAAAACTACTCGCAAAGTATTTTTTATCGCCCACAATAAATCCGGAAAGAAGTCCAACTCAGCAGataaaatcgaattttattgtttcgataaaaagtaattttcacacatttatccatttatttatttcctcttttattttgttttttttttttaagttacaaattacaattttcaaTTGATTCCTGTGGACACAACGTAAATTTAAATCGAATTAAATTCCGGCTTCTATGACCCTTTATATAGTGCAGCAAATTGTGCTTGTTCATTGATGTatcataaatacaaaaaaaggtaaaaacccTTTTTGTGTGCCTAGGGTGAACATTTATTGAATTGctaattgatttaattgaGATTCAATTACAGTACATTTTTGTTGCTCCCTAATAACCCAAACTGTTTTTGCGTGACATTCACAAAGATTCTGCTATGGAAAATATACTATATCTATTTGCGTAGATAAGATCTATTCTGCAATTCGTTGATCGTCCGTTGAGGCGTTGAGTGAGGTGAGGGTAAGGTTATCTAAGACTGGAGATCGGCCTTTGAGGCCCCCTCCAGGTTTTTGGCTCATACACGGCTATTGGTCTAGGAACAATTAGCGGCTGATAATAGACAATCAAGGTGAGTTGCTCTACGACAATGTGGGCTCGAAAAATACACAACTCTCAGATCTACGGTTATAAAGATAAAACCCCACGGTACAACCATCCAAATCGGTCGCTTCAAGTGCCGTCATCAAaacgttttccaaaaatattccgGCTAGCCATATAAACTCGTACAAATTCCCTATATACAACTCGATTCACACAGTCCTTAAGCTACATTCGTTCGTTGAGGGAATGAGTCCCTTAGCAGGACAACTCCGTCGACATCCTGGCGGCCACGTCGCTCCTCGCCGAGTATTCGTTGTCCTTGGGCTCCCGTCCCGTAATATCCACCAAAGAGTTGGGATCCATGTTCGACAGCTTGTCCAAATCATCATCGTTCATATAGTTCGGCTGCAGTTTGCTCACCAGTTTCCGCAACCGCTGAGCATCCAGCGATGTGCGACGCAGATTGGCATTATAGTCGCTGGGCTGAGGGTAAaatggatatggatatggaaatggaagtggaTGAGTGAGAGCCGGGATAACGGGGCAAAACAACTCACGTCGCGCCACTGCTCGCCGGGGAAGACGGCAATCAATTCGGCATTTGGCTCCAGAGTGCTGAAGTACTCCTCATCATCGACCTCGGTGCCATCGCAATCCAGGTGAATCGCCGGCTGAGCTCGCTCAAATTTCACCGACACCTTTACCCGCAACTCCGAAAGCGTGGTGGCCACAACAGCCTTGCGGATATTCCTCGTGATGTCCTTGATCTGAAATGGAGGCGACAGATTACTAGGAATTTTACGCCGAATTCACGCTCTGTATTGACATGACGGAAATTGCATAGCTGCGATAGAGAAGGCTTAACTAGAACACTCGGAGAAATTTTCGaagaatttaatgaaaattattttatttattttttgttgaatatatttatcaGGAATACGCTGTATTTCGACTATCAGTCAGcggttactcagctaaaggaagtgatAAAgaaactgcttgcactgcttgaattccattatttgctcCAAAcgttttaatgaatggtctgatttgaaaattttcttctacatttcgataggtattaataaacacaaaaacattGAACTTACTTTATTCCGAAATCCAATTGTGGCCATTAGAGGCGGCATTTATCGATACTTACATTATTTcagtgtaatattttaaaatcgattgaGTGTTTTGATAGGGAATTTACgaaagaatttttaataaaatcctAGTTTCCCATAAAAAAAGTTGGAAATACAATGTTGTGAAGAAATTCCGTCTAACCAAAAATAGGTAAGCTAAAACCAAATAGGCTTAACTTAATTCGTGCTAATATTTTATGATGTAAAAGCTAAAgccaaatgtttttaaaagtcaattgtTTGGTCGTCATACATATTGTCCATTAAGCTGTGGCAACACAGCGAAACACAAAGGCACTAGacatttgtttgctttaatttGCACAAAGACCCGCAAGGCAGGCTGCCATTCCGTGCAGCTgtcaataaaaacaatatgaAGTTAACGAAGCGCGGCGACGAAGATAAGAGTGAGGATGCGAAAAGACGCAGGTTAATTGTGAAGGCGATATAATCTTGGGGGAGGGTAAGTGGGGGTGGCTcaaagccagcagcaacaactaatCAATTTATCATTTGCCATAACAATAAAGCCAGCGAACAAACAATGGGCGGAAGGTCAAGGCACAAGTCGGCACAGGCAACCGATTatatttttctaccttttCACTCATTTTTTGTCGGCCGGAGCCGAGAGCCTCTTGTTGGGCCTAAAAGATTgctactaaaatatttaaggcaTAATGCTGTCGATTCCAAACAGGCTGCCAAGGCCAAGTATGGATGGACACGGGTCAAGCGAAAGGTGAAAGAAAACAAGGAGAAAGTGGGCAGGCGAAAGGGAGAGCTGAGTCGGAAAGTTGCCAACGCCTCCTTTGTGCTCCTTTTTGGCATTATAGCACGTATACGCCCCGAGTGCGGGAGGGAATATTGTGAAATGTTGCTATAGGGTGTGGGTTTGCCTTGTTTTGACAGATCTTCAGGTGTCTCCGGCTGACAGCCGACTGTCAAGCGGTTTGTGGCCATTTAATCGCCACATCCACTGTCTGCATTCGCAGCGTAGTCATCGGCCACAAAAGAGTCCTTCTCTCTTTATAGCCCATCAATCAATCCCCCGGCCAGCAGTGTGCTAAACCAATTATACGATGCTTAGGGAATCCATCAAATGGCCAACGTCATTACGTCTGGCAGGAGTCTGGAGCTCAGTTGTTAGAGAAATGCCAGCCAACAACAATGAAAATTTATCATGCATTTAATGCGAATTTCAGTGGAGGCAGgggcagtgggcgtggcccatTAAATCCACGGGTTATTTGCTATTTTTCTTGCCGAGCAGTTGCTATTTTGTAGCCCTTGTGGGACTCTGCGGCCACGCACAAACTATTCAATCAGCACTCCTGCCACGAAGTCTGGGCCAAATGCCAATGTCCTGCGGCTTTGTTTGCCTTCTACCACTTTTTCGCCTTTGTTGCCGCTGCCAGAAAGTCATTATAACTTGGCTTTCTTAACTGCCTGACGCCAAGCAAAGCGTATTGGAGTGGCCGCAGTTGAACTCTGACTATTTGGTCAATCCCTTCAATTGGCTGCCATGGCGAATTTAAGTGGTATCATCTTGGTGCACTTATCGTCTCGGCCTGATTTGCGGTTTCACCTCGGCCGAGTTGTACTCGCTGCTCCGGAGGCAGGCTAATATTTACCCCCGGTGCGGTTGGGTTTTCGGGGAATTGGCCCTAGAATTTTTGTTTGCCAGCGTCCGGCGTCAATATTGTCCCTGTAAATTCCTCGTTTGCATAGCAGGAGCAGCATCCGCAGCAGCGGCATCATTAGAACAGGCGACAAACAAGCCAGGAGCGTGACAAGGACAATGCGCAGGGCTCACAGTTGGCAGTCATGAATTCGCCATGAGACATCTGAGATGTGTGTTCGCCAGGGCTGCTGGGGAATCTGTTGTTCAAATAGCACTTAGGGCCGGTCAGCAAATGCAAATTACGGAGGATGTTAGCAATTATAGAATCCAAATTAGAGTCGTTCAACGGCGGAAACCCTATTCGATTTCGAGCTAGGTAATGGAAGCCGCAGTAATTTCCAATGGCCCAAGGTCACGGCCCCGAAATTGCTTTCATCTGCCTGCGGTGTCTATTGTCCAGCTCTGGTTGCCTGGTGGCCCCTCTCGCTTCATGGCATTTATCGGAGACACTGACGCACTAATTTCCCCTGATTGTCATCAGAATGCCATAGCAACACATTCTTATAGACActgaggaaaataaatataaccgcAGTGAAAattaagaatacaaaaaagtaCCGCGTTAACTCAACTATAAGTTGgactttcataaaatattttagacttTTTAGGAAAGAAATTCGAAGCCAGGCTCAAGCCAGACTTAAGCTGTAAAGCTTTCAAAGATATCAAAATGaattgattcatttgaaagTCAGAAtaaaagttaatatttttttccctgaACTTCCCCTTTTGTGTAAATTGGTACACAAAATTTCATTGAAGTAAGGGTAAATTATATGTCCAAAgattgttttagttttaattgttataaattaaaaatgtatgggaAACTatctaaaattgattaaattaacgaaaataaatacttttcgaAAGTATGACAGAATGTCTTTCCCCTTACGATAATCGAATtaaaaaacacacataaatTTGTCCATTAAAAGATACTAAGAAACCAAGTTCTTGTAAAACGCAAAAATTGCTTTTTTTCAACAACAAAggcattttattaaatggtaaataaattattaagctAAGTTAGTACGAAAATTCTAAGAAagctaacaaaaacaaaaatcgattgtcaatatataattttaaaattatttacattttaagtaaaggttttaaaataattaagtgcacaatttttgtttagtgtGGGGCTTTGTTCTGGGGAAATCATTAGCATCGTTCATTCATTCGAAGTCCATGAGCCATGATGAGTTCTCGACTGCTTTCAAAATCGTCGTCGCATTCCACACTTACACGTACTTATTAGCTTACTTATTACAGAGGACAGCGGGGTGTTGTTAAGTTGCACGCTTGCCTGGACATGAATAATGCTCGTTTATTTGGCTTAATGCGCAacgtggcgtatacgcaatgtctCAGTCTCAGCAAGGCGTATTCTCCGAAATGTTTGCTgttcgtttttgtttgtttgtttacttgttTGCTTGCTGATGCTGTTCCATGCGGCGTGTCTGCTCGTAATTTAATTTCCGACACACCTTTCATGGGAATCTCTCCATTCGGGTGGCTCAGACTTTACTTTTGGGCCATTTGCATTCCCCGAAAACCCACAGAAAGGTGGACCCCGTAGGTGGACCCCGAACGACTGTGACATGAAAAACGCATTTGCGCGTTGGCCCAACGGAGAAAAAGGGAAGTGGATTTTTCCTCATCCAATGAGATTTGTTTTACTGGAATTTAATTTCCTGCTTGGACCAGAAATGTGCTGGGCTACCACAGAGTTTCCTTggggcgaaaaaaaaagactgagACTGCAACCAGTATAAAATAAACTGAATGCAATCAGGAACTTGATGcaaaaattttgcattttttttgcaatttaaacattaaaggCCAATGGAATCTAcaatacttttttataaaagcaaATCTGACACCCAATGAAAGtactacaaatttaaattttaccatAAAGCCCTTATAAAAAGGATAATTGGCGTGTTGgtaaaatagttacgtaagcCTTAAATTAAGGAttatttctactttttttaattgcccTTGTTTCTCATTTTCTTGAGCAATTACTTAAAGTGATAAGCTATCTGTGAACCATTAGACCTAATCGAAATGCACAACTTTCCTAGAACACCCAACTAAAAACCAATCAATTAAATCTAATGCAAATCTTTTCCAATGAGATGATTGAAGCTCCTCTGAGAACCACGGGCTCACTAACACAGCCACTTAAATTTACTTCGTGTGTTGGCATATTAATAGCTCTAGGATTATCACCCCTTATCTCAATTCCCACTCGCATTCAGTTTCTTGTGCAATTAGTCAAAGAGATTAAATCTCCAAGCATTTCAGTGTTTTTAATCAGGGACCTAGCAGTCCCTGGCACACTCGATAAGGATGTAAGTAGAGTGGGATAACAGACAACACGATTATTAATTAGCTGAGATCTGCATGAATTACTCATGCGTCACGTGGCCCACGCCACTGACAAATGACATCGCGTTTCGACCACATCAAGCTGTCAATTAATTGCTCTCGCCTGGCAAATTTACAGCCACTTGATAGCTGGTAGAGCTTATCAGCCATTCAACCGACCAGATGCCGATCTTTGGGCCAGTTTATATTGTTACGGCGGTGGCTTTAATGCCGTTAGCACACAATAAATCGATTAGGGTGTGCAGATGGCATGGCTGAGATGCCTCGTTATCGTTACCGCCTCCCACAGGCGAGACGGCTTagatgtgggcgtggcattgAAGGTGATTGGCGGGTCGGCGGGATGATTGGCCAGTTGGTTCGCCCACAATGATATACGAGCCACTTTGGCGCCCGCATGCGGATGCTACTATTTTATCCAACTGAACAGtttcaacattttaattaaaattcaattgttAACCGGCTACActgaaataaaagttattttagaaTGTTGTACGTGACTAGAGTGTTCATaggataataatattaaaacacTTTGTCAATTTATGTATTAATTTCATATGATTAATTAAACttgataatataatatatacaactaaatatttaacaaacaaaactacaaatttatttaaattaaatttcctacTAGCCACAGTTAAAACGTGTTTTTGTACACAACATTTGGACCGAAAGTTAGgattaggaaaatattttaaagagagAAGGCTAACAATCTCAAAATGTAATGAgaaaactattttcataaaaaatagaaataataatGTAGAGCTACATATTTTGGAAAATGGCTTTAATTCGATAGGAGTTATAAGCGtagaatattaataaaaaaccttACGAAAACGGAATAGTAAACGAACAAAATATGACATGGGGATTTTCACATCAAAGGctataaaaatgtgaaaaattctGCATAAATCGCTTTAGAAGTATAATCTTATTAAAACTATAGATTATTTCAAAGGctataaaaatggtaaaaaattCTGCGTAAATTGTTTTAGAAACAAAAACGTATTAAAACTATCTGTGGACCTTTATCAATTTTGTCCTGTGCACCAAATTGGCTACGGCTACGCAATCTTTATAGACAAATAGAGCTTGGCCATGGTGAAAGGGAAAAGGGATCGAAGGCAGGGAAACAGCTCTGTTTTCCCGGAATTTCTCCCGCACCAGCTTCCACAGCGGATTGAAAAGTTGGGCGAATGCTTAAAGGGCGAATAAAGCACCGAGCAGCAACACTTCAACAGCAGTGCCGATGTCGATGATGCCACTCAACGCCGAAGGCTTTGAAGTGGCCGTTCCGTCGGGGAACCCTTCACTTTGTTCGCCCTGACCGTCGAACTTTTTTACCTCAATTTTCagtgcttt from Drosophila takahashii strain IR98-3 E-12201 chromosome 2R, DtakHiC1v2, whole genome shotgun sequence encodes:
- the Drep3 gene encoding lipid transferase CIDEC, giving the protein MTEMNADETKTAGMPAAAKEAEEEVAGPEDGDPETRIVAPPPRQRTLTRTAEMEADCEDIELDADVDDAADSITLELALSPHSSTTPTPSPTTADEDFAQLDNSKPFKIKDITRNIRKAVVATTLSELRVKVSVKFERAQPAIHLDCDGTEVDDEEYFSTLEPNAELIAVFPGEQWRDPSDYNANLRRTSLDAQRLRKLVSKLQPNYMNDDDLDKLSNMDPNSLVDITGREPKDNEYSARSDVAARMSTELSC